Proteins encoded in a region of the Desulfurellaceae bacterium genome:
- a CDS encoding sugar transferase: MRNYTLRHQAFLLGLVLADLVCVGGAYGAAFALRLTLPVPFTADLLPAERLVEVSHPLLFLLATQGLVLYFFSLYDLHVLQLRGRVMPRALVATGLQLLLTTAWYFFRGEVFFPRSVLVLFWLLNALMIGLLRLGLLRRLGRAHPVQILLVGAPGEMRPFLEVLRTVRPLPALHVVGLVGLSGLDGLPARHEDAAGLEEFDLPWLGDATELERIVQDCPVDDIILLASTTWKDTFVERLLSVPARQTDNASVSPYHTTGRPRVLVVPSVYDILVGRLTSVRLHDMPLVEAIKGPHHSLAFLLKAALDRCIAALLLVLSLPVLGLAAVGIAATSSGPIVYHQRRVGRGGEEFTLYKLRTMVDGAEEHTGPVLASSSDPRVTRLGRFLRESRIDELPQLWNVLNGSMSLVGPRPERPEFAHEFLHSVPGYAERLQVKPGLTGLAQVNGEYHTSPEYKLKYDLAYMYNYSVWLDLRILSDTVKIVLSRRGV, from the coding sequence GTGAGAAACTACACGCTCCGACACCAAGCCTTTCTGCTCGGGCTGGTACTGGCCGACCTGGTGTGTGTCGGCGGAGCGTACGGGGCGGCCTTTGCCCTGCGTCTGACCCTGCCCGTGCCGTTCACGGCCGATTTGCTGCCGGCCGAACGTCTCGTCGAGGTGTCGCATCCCCTGCTGTTTCTGCTCGCCACCCAGGGGCTCGTGCTGTACTTCTTCAGCCTGTACGACCTGCACGTCTTGCAGCTGCGGGGCCGGGTCATGCCCCGCGCTCTGGTCGCCACCGGCTTGCAGCTGCTGCTGACCACAGCCTGGTATTTTTTTCGGGGCGAGGTCTTTTTCCCCCGCTCGGTCCTGGTGCTGTTCTGGCTCCTTAACGCGCTGATGATCGGCCTGCTGCGTCTCGGCCTGCTGCGTCGGCTGGGCCGCGCCCATCCCGTACAGATTCTGCTGGTCGGCGCCCCCGGGGAGATGCGCCCCTTTCTGGAGGTCTTGCGGACCGTGCGCCCGCTGCCCGCGCTGCACGTTGTCGGGCTGGTGGGGCTGAGCGGACTGGACGGACTGCCCGCCCGGCACGAGGACGCCGCCGGACTGGAAGAGTTTGACCTGCCCTGGCTGGGAGATGCCACCGAGCTTGAGCGCATTGTCCAGGACTGTCCGGTCGATGATATCATCCTGCTGGCCTCGACGACCTGGAAAGATACCTTTGTGGAGCGCCTGCTCAGCGTGCCGGCCCGGCAGACCGACAACGCCTCCGTGTCGCCGTATCACACCACCGGGCGCCCACGGGTTCTGGTCGTGCCCTCGGTCTACGATATTCTGGTTGGACGGCTGACCTCGGTGCGCCTGCACGATATGCCCCTGGTCGAGGCGATCAAAGGGCCGCACCACAGTCTGGCCTTCCTGCTCAAGGCCGCGCTCGACCGCTGTATTGCGGCGCTGTTGCTGGTCTTAAGCCTGCCCGTCCTGGGGCTGGCCGCAGTCGGCATTGCCGCCACCTCCTCGGGACCGATCGTGTACCACCAGCGGCGGGTCGGCAGAGGCGGCGAGGAATTCACCCTGTACAAACTGCGGACCATGGTGGACGGGGCCGAGGAACACACCGGCCCCGTGCTGGCCAGCTCCAGCGATCCGCGGGTCACCCGGCTCGGCCGTTTCCTGCGCGAGAGCCGCATCGACGAACTCCCCCAGCTGTGGAATGTGCTGAACGGCAGCATGAGTCTGGTTGGACCCCGCCCCGAGCGGCCGGAGTTTGCCCACGAATTCCTGCACAGCGTCCCGGGCTATGCCGAGCGCTTGCAGGTCAAACCCGGCCTGACCGGTCTGGCCCAGGTCAACGGCGAGTATCACACCAGCCCGGAGTACAAGCTCAAGTACGATCTGGCCTACATGTATAACTACTCGGTCTGGCTCGATCTGCGGATCCTGAGCGATACGGTCAAGATCGTCCTCTCCCGACGGGGTGTGTGA
- a CDS encoding glycosyltransferase family 2 protein, producing the protein MKVSIIILTWNSVPEIVACLASLAEGVRLSHEVIVVDNGSRDQTPGLVQHTCPTARLIRNPHNRGVAPARNQGIRLAAGEYVVILDDDTVVEPGALDRLVAYMDARPEVGLCGPRLTTAEGDLQLSCRRFPTLVDKLARRLPAARRLTRAVEMADWDHRTVRAVDYVIGACQVIRRRALHEVGLFDERIFYGPEDIDLCLRLQQAGWRVVYNPGAVVVHKERRVTRSLRSGLTWKHGLGLGYFFWKHGYLLSRRRLYARLATSRRAAPSGECG; encoded by the coding sequence ATGAAAGTCTCGATCATCATCCTGACCTGGAATTCGGTGCCTGAGATCGTGGCCTGCCTGGCCTCGCTGGCCGAGGGTGTGAGGCTGAGCCACGAGGTGATTGTGGTCGATAACGGCTCGCGGGATCAGACCCCTGGACTCGTGCAACACACCTGTCCCACGGCGCGGCTGATACGCAACCCCCACAACCGGGGGGTTGCTCCGGCTCGCAACCAGGGCATACGCTTGGCGGCTGGAGAGTATGTCGTGATCCTGGACGACGACACCGTGGTTGAGCCGGGGGCGCTGGACCGCCTGGTCGCCTATATGGACGCCCGGCCCGAGGTCGGTCTGTGCGGTCCGCGTCTGACCACGGCCGAGGGGGACTTGCAGCTGTCGTGCCGGCGCTTTCCGACCCTGGTCGATAAGCTGGCCCGGCGGCTGCCGGCGGCCCGGCGGCTGACGCGCGCGGTGGAAATGGCGGACTGGGACCACCGGACGGTTCGGGCCGTGGATTATGTGATCGGTGCCTGCCAGGTCATTCGGCGCCGGGCTCTGCACGAGGTGGGGCTGTTTGACGAGCGCATCTTCTATGGCCCGGAGGACATCGACCTGTGTCTGCGGCTGCAACAGGCCGGCTGGCGGGTGGTGTATAACCCTGGCGCGGTCGTCGTGCATAAGGAGCGGCGGGTGACCCGCTCGCTGCGATCCGGCCTGACCTGGAAGCACGGGCTGGGGCTGGGCTATTTTTTCTGGAAGCACGGCTACCTGCTGTCCCGTCGGCGGCTGTACGCGCGGCTCGCCACATCCCGCCGGGCCGCACCGTCTGGAGAGTGCGGGTGA
- a CDS encoding glycosyltransferase family 2 protein, protein MIEKTLSLAIPCRADEPDLGSTLDSLLAACRSPELPSACLREILICLNGVTAGQESPPLQAVREFCTRHAVSLDEIDLSSAQERAPQAAAGLRCVVLAADWRGKPRAMNALWRRARGDLLAFCDADVRVAPDALARLYAQLQNDAQARLVAAREVPVVDAQVGLWSRMGALPYRFDFGNAGGRLFMIRRDALISPLPEDLLLEDAWLTVAVGKSHVRKHMQARVFFVLPRTWNDYFAERVRTEAGKIQLRRHHAGLLEPGPVAAYPWAEFVRRMTWPEYGLALLALAIRGLARLWAWGRLRRGGFYRLYRPFRSTKRWAG, encoded by the coding sequence ATGATCGAGAAAACCCTCTCCCTCGCCATTCCGTGCCGGGCCGATGAGCCGGATCTGGGCAGTACCCTCGACAGCCTGTTGGCGGCCTGCCGATCGCCCGAGCTGCCGTCCGCCTGCCTGCGGGAAATCCTGATCTGCCTGAACGGCGTGACCGCCGGTCAGGAGTCCCCGCCGTTGCAGGCGGTGCGCGAGTTCTGTACCCGCCACGCCGTCTCACTTGACGAGATCGACCTGTCCTCGGCTCAGGAACGCGCCCCCCAAGCCGCCGCTGGGCTGCGGTGCGTCGTCCTGGCGGCGGACTGGCGCGGCAAGCCCCGGGCCATGAACGCCTTGTGGCGCCGGGCGCGCGGCGACCTGCTGGCGTTCTGCGACGCCGATGTCCGGGTTGCGCCTGACGCCTTGGCCCGGCTGTACGCCCAGCTGCAAAACGACGCCCAGGCGCGGCTGGTGGCGGCCCGGGAAGTCCCGGTTGTGGACGCCCAGGTCGGCCTGTGGAGCCGGATGGGGGCGCTGCCGTACCGCTTCGACTTCGGCAATGCCGGCGGCCGCCTGTTCATGATCCGCAGGGACGCCCTGATCTCTCCGCTGCCCGAAGACCTGCTGCTGGAAGACGCCTGGTTGACGGTGGCGGTCGGAAAGTCTCATGTCCGCAAGCACATGCAGGCTCGGGTATTCTTTGTCCTGCCCCGGACCTGGAACGATTATTTTGCCGAGCGGGTACGGACCGAGGCGGGCAAGATACAGCTCCGGCGTCACCACGCCGGCCTGCTCGAACCCGGCCCGGTCGCCGCCTATCCGTGGGCCGAGTTTGTGCGTCGGATGACGTGGCCTGAGTACGGGCTGGCGCTTTTGGCCTTGGCTATCCGTGGCTTGGCCCGGCTGTGGGCCTGGGGACGCCTCAGGCGGGGCGGTTTCTACCGGCTGTACCGTCCCTTTCGATCAACCAAGCGCTGGGCGGGCTGA
- a CDS encoding DUF2283 domain-containing protein — MKLQYYPDGDILYVEFSDALIEETRDITEQALGERRESEDRAASPDIKKAG, encoded by the coding sequence ATGAAGCTCCAGTATTACCCAGACGGGGACATCCTCTACGTCGAGTTCTCCGATGCCCTGATAGAGGAGACGCGAGACATCACCGAGCAGGCGCTCGGGGAGCGGCGGGAAAGCGAAGACAGAGCGGCCAGCCCGGATATCAAGAAGGCCGGCTAG
- a CDS encoding glycosyltransferase family 4 protein has protein sequence MRIVQLVNGLPPEALGGTETYAAALAEELARQGHAVSVFSRCARPQQPEYMLETTTVGQVEITRVNNTLLESGSFVRTYRNDTLAAHFGALLDRFAPDIVHVQHLMYLSTTCIDEAVRRAIPVVMTLHDYWLICQRGRFLKPDLSVCPGQTDAGCAQCFSHVLDPRLSRLHRLLQPLLGQNSWLRTRLRRLNAARAASRSVSPAAQDQIRARMAHIRALCESVALFLAPSRFLRQQFVAFGIPEEQIVFHECGLQTAHLQGVEKTAPKERLTFAYIGVVDPVKGVDLLVEAFQTLPQADLRIYGGEAAYALYPNERRFRSQLASSPHIRYMGRYDNQDIGRILAGIDVVVMPSIWYENAPLVIREAFLARTPVITADFGGMREWVRDGVDGLLFQARDVTDLRRQIARCITEPDLVPRLSQAFPAVRSIAEDAALLTQHYRRLVP, from the coding sequence ATGCGTATTGTCCAGCTTGTCAACGGCTTGCCGCCCGAGGCTTTGGGGGGGACGGAAACCTATGCCGCTGCGCTGGCAGAAGAGCTGGCCCGGCAGGGACATGCGGTCTCGGTCTTTTCCCGCTGCGCCCGCCCGCAGCAACCCGAGTACATGCTGGAAACAACGACGGTCGGGCAGGTCGAGATCACCCGCGTCAACAATACTCTGCTAGAAAGCGGCAGCTTTGTCCGGACGTATCGGAATGACACGCTTGCCGCCCATTTCGGCGCGCTGCTGGACCGCTTTGCCCCGGACATCGTCCATGTCCAGCATCTGATGTATCTGTCCACGACCTGCATTGACGAGGCCGTGCGGCGCGCGATCCCGGTGGTCATGACGCTGCACGACTACTGGCTGATCTGCCAGCGCGGCCGGTTTCTGAAACCCGACCTGTCGGTGTGCCCCGGCCAGACCGACGCCGGCTGCGCCCAGTGCTTCAGCCATGTGCTCGACCCCAGGCTGTCCCGGCTCCATCGCCTGCTGCAACCGCTGCTGGGCCAGAACTCGTGGCTCAGGACGCGGCTGCGGCGGCTGAACGCCGCGCGCGCCGCGTCGCGGTCGGTCTCGCCCGCTGCCCAAGATCAGATCCGGGCGCGCATGGCTCACATCCGCGCGCTGTGCGAGTCGGTCGCGCTGTTTCTGGCCCCGTCGCGTTTCCTGCGCCAGCAGTTTGTGGCGTTTGGCATACCGGAAGAGCAAATCGTCTTTCACGAGTGCGGCCTGCAAACGGCGCATCTCCAAGGCGTCGAAAAAACCGCCCCAAAAGAACGCCTGACCTTTGCCTATATCGGCGTCGTGGACCCGGTCAAAGGCGTCGATCTGCTGGTCGAAGCCTTCCAGACTCTGCCCCAGGCCGACCTGCGTATCTACGGCGGGGAGGCCGCGTATGCGCTGTATCCGAACGAGCGGCGCTTTCGCTCGCAGCTGGCTAGCTCGCCCCATATTCGCTACATGGGCCGCTATGACAACCAGGACATCGGCCGCATTCTGGCCGGCATTGATGTCGTGGTCATGCCCTCGATCTGGTATGAAAATGCCCCGCTCGTCATTCGGGAAGCCTTCCTGGCTCGGACTCCGGTGATTACCGCCGACTTTGGCGGGATGCGCGAGTGGGTCCGGGACGGGGTGGACGGCCTGTTGTTTCAGGCCCGCGATGTGACTGACCTGCGCCGCCAGATTGCCCGCTGCATCACGGAACCGGATCTGGTACCCCGACTCTCGCAGGCGTTTCCGGCCGTCCGCTCAATTGCCGAAGACGCCGCGCTGCTCACCCAACACTATCGGCGTCTGGTGCCCTGA
- a CDS encoding class I SAM-dependent methyltransferase, with product MLRGLDAHAAQEWAVLKTEPFFQQFMAEGKIVHTEQLEPLSSSPDAGRGDEHWCVILTHQTIPFISYPYEWPFGMLQAAALLTLELQAAALGADMTLKDATPFNVQWSGSRPVFIDIPSFERLRPGEPWVGYRQFCQLFLYPLFLQAYKDLPFQPWLRGNLDGIEPAQCAQLMSLRDMLRPGVLSHVVLQAKAEASYARTERNLKKDLRQAGFHKTLIQANVSRLQKQVAKLAWQQTRSTWSGYTDALPYTDSEIAQKADFVRRVSHSRRWNLVWDLGCNTGTFSRIAAENAEYVLAMDIDALVIERLYRALKQDQSPNILPLISNVADPAPNLGWRGLERKALVERGRPDLTLCLALLHHVVISAHIPLREFISWLASLGTALVIEFVTRDDPMVQTLLRHKADHYTDYDLAYFERCLADAFELEQQETLESGTRRLYYARSKRQVMRR from the coding sequence GTGCTCCGCGGTCTGGATGCGCATGCCGCCCAGGAGTGGGCCGTTCTCAAGACCGAGCCATTTTTCCAGCAGTTCATGGCCGAGGGGAAAATTGTTCATACCGAGCAGCTTGAGCCTTTAAGCTCTTCACCCGACGCCGGGCGAGGTGATGAGCACTGGTGTGTGATTCTCACACACCAGACCATTCCCTTTATTTCCTACCCCTACGAATGGCCGTTCGGCATGTTACAGGCTGCTGCGCTGCTGACCCTTGAACTCCAGGCCGCCGCGCTGGGCGCCGACATGACCCTCAAAGACGCCACCCCGTTCAACGTCCAATGGTCCGGCAGCCGACCGGTCTTTATTGATATCCCCTCGTTCGAGCGTCTGCGGCCCGGCGAGCCCTGGGTCGGCTACCGCCAGTTCTGTCAGCTTTTCCTCTACCCGCTTTTTCTGCAAGCCTACAAAGACCTGCCCTTTCAGCCCTGGCTGCGGGGCAATTTGGACGGCATTGAGCCGGCCCAGTGCGCCCAACTCATGTCGCTCAGAGACATGCTCAGACCGGGCGTGCTGTCGCATGTCGTCCTCCAGGCAAAAGCCGAGGCGTCATATGCCCGGACCGAGCGCAACCTCAAGAAAGACTTACGCCAGGCCGGTTTCCACAAGACACTCATCCAGGCCAATGTCAGCCGGCTGCAAAAACAGGTGGCCAAACTGGCCTGGCAGCAGACACGCTCAACCTGGTCCGGCTACACGGACGCCCTGCCCTATACGGACAGCGAGATCGCCCAAAAAGCCGACTTCGTGCGGCGCGTCAGCCACAGCCGGCGCTGGAATCTGGTCTGGGACCTGGGCTGTAACACCGGGACGTTTTCGCGCATTGCCGCAGAAAATGCTGAATACGTGCTGGCGATGGACATCGACGCGCTGGTGATCGAGCGCCTGTATCGTGCGCTCAAGCAAGACCAGTCTCCCAATATCCTGCCCCTTATCAGCAATGTGGCCGACCCTGCTCCGAATCTCGGCTGGCGCGGGCTGGAACGCAAGGCGCTGGTCGAACGCGGCCGGCCCGACCTGACTCTGTGTCTGGCCTTGCTTCACCATGTGGTCATCAGCGCGCATATTCCGCTCAGGGAATTCATCTCGTGGCTGGCGAGTCTCGGCACGGCGCTGGTGATTGAGTTCGTCACCCGCGACGACCCCATGGTCCAGACCCTGCTGCGCCACAAGGCCGACCACTATACCGACTATGACCTGGCGTATTTCGAGCGCTGTCTGGCCGACGCCTTTGAGCTTGAACAGCAGGAAACACTCGAGAGCGGGACACGCAGGCTCTACTACGCGCGGAGCAAACGCCAAGTTATGAGACGATAA
- a CDS encoding sulfatase-like hydrolase/transferase: MGLAPQSLHPHSVKADFLFRGLHLLVLWNFAVAQPLFDLFSRTAEFFVLRQSPPLDIVLFAILLSVVAPAPGVLIVWGIRVVHVGLGAGLHLLLIGGLSAMLALQALQILQTLVSGVVLMLGAGGIGLLAGVSYHRLPLVRTFCTLLSPGIALFPTLFLFFSPVSTLLFSSPVEIAQVKINDPPPIVLVIFDEFSSISLMDENRQIDVRRYPNFAAFAKEATWFRNASTMSSWTPQAVPAILTGSYPLPNRLPTVSGYPRNIFTLLGGTYAVQAHGTITELCPHELCAQLREPWSGRMQALFSDVGIVYLHLLLPEDQKSGLPSLQARWKDFGGGPALASPAEERQIPAHVWKALQDSLLAQLDLRLDRPQIFRSFLRAIRPTPQPTLHYLHILLPHVPYEYLRSGQTYSVDGGHPGITKEIWSGDVWATTQSYQRYLLQVGFVDTLLGQLIAHLKAADLYEKSLIVITADHGVSFRPHDNRRSVTKTNFADIMAVPLFVKTPYQSQGEIRDHNVETVDILPTIADVLGIKLPWSVDGYSAFSPEPRARTEKASSISTQIALDQFNTAVREAVSRQAALFPPDDPVVPHASPPGLVGQRVQDMPMSDDAQFAITIDQLRHFAQVDPEARFLPTHITGTLHSEEFRFIALALNGTVRVITRPWSFAVKGKDGRWSAILDPQLFRPGQNTLEAFAVTTPSNPGSLVRGTGSPQHLRVFQPQTEKQQYLHGQDEP, from the coding sequence ATGGGTCTCGCACCTCAGTCTCTCCACCCTCATAGTGTGAAAGCGGACTTTCTTTTCCGCGGTCTGCACCTCCTTGTTCTGTGGAACTTCGCGGTCGCTCAACCGCTCTTTGATCTCTTCTCCCGCACCGCTGAATTCTTTGTCCTCCGTCAATCGCCACCGCTCGACATTGTCCTGTTCGCCATCCTCCTCAGTGTTGTTGCTCCGGCTCCGGGCGTGCTTATTGTCTGGGGAATTCGTGTCGTTCATGTGGGTTTGGGCGCAGGGCTGCATTTACTTCTGATCGGGGGCTTGTCTGCCATGCTTGCTCTCCAGGCATTGCAGATACTCCAGACGCTTGTTTCGGGCGTCGTCCTGATGCTGGGAGCCGGAGGGATCGGTCTTCTCGCGGGCGTCAGCTATCATAGGCTGCCTCTGGTCCGAACATTCTGCACGCTGCTCTCACCTGGAATTGCGCTCTTCCCAACCCTTTTTCTCTTTTTCTCTCCAGTCTCAACGCTGCTGTTCTCGTCGCCCGTTGAGATTGCTCAGGTGAAGATCAACGATCCGCCACCCATCGTACTGGTGATCTTTGATGAGTTTTCGTCAATCTCCCTGATGGATGAAAACCGTCAGATAGATGTACGGCGCTATCCAAATTTTGCCGCATTTGCAAAAGAGGCAACATGGTTCCGCAACGCCTCTACAATGAGTAGTTGGACCCCGCAGGCAGTGCCAGCAATTCTGACCGGGAGCTATCCCCTTCCGAATCGGCTGCCAACCGTATCCGGGTATCCGCGGAATATCTTCACGCTGCTCGGCGGGACCTATGCCGTCCAGGCCCACGGCACCATTACGGAATTATGTCCGCATGAATTATGCGCTCAGCTCCGAGAGCCCTGGAGCGGACGTATGCAGGCCCTCTTTTCGGATGTCGGCATCGTCTATCTGCACCTCCTCCTGCCGGAAGATCAGAAATCCGGCTTGCCTTCACTCCAGGCACGCTGGAAAGATTTTGGGGGCGGCCCTGCTCTGGCATCTCCGGCTGAAGAGCGTCAGATTCCCGCTCATGTGTGGAAAGCCCTTCAAGATTCGCTCCTAGCACAGCTAGACCTGCGCTTGGATCGACCCCAGATATTTCGCAGTTTTCTCCGCGCTATTCGACCGACACCCCAGCCGACATTGCACTATCTGCATATTCTATTGCCCCACGTTCCTTATGAGTATCTTCGCTCAGGCCAGACCTACAGTGTAGATGGCGGCCACCCCGGAATCACGAAAGAAATTTGGAGTGGCGATGTGTGGGCCACTACCCAGAGTTATCAGCGCTATTTGCTGCAAGTCGGGTTCGTTGACACCCTCTTAGGGCAGTTAATCGCCCATCTTAAAGCCGCGGACCTGTACGAAAAATCTCTGATTGTCATTACGGCCGATCACGGTGTCAGCTTCCGCCCACACGACAACAGGCGCTCCGTCACAAAAACGAATTTCGCCGATATTATGGCCGTTCCTCTCTTTGTCAAGACACCATATCAATCACAAGGAGAAATCCGAGATCATAATGTGGAAACCGTTGATATCCTCCCTACTATAGCGGATGTCCTGGGAATCAAACTGCCCTGGTCGGTTGACGGCTATTCGGCATTTTCGCCCGAGCCGCGGGCGAGAACCGAGAAAGCGTCTTCTATTTCCACGCAAATCGCTCTGGATCAGTTTAACACCGCGGTCCGGGAAGCGGTCAGCAGACAGGCCGCCCTGTTCCCACCCGATGACCCGGTAGTGCCCCACGCTTCACCTCCGGGTCTCGTAGGACAGCGTGTCCAGGATATGCCTATGAGTGACGATGCCCAATTCGCAATCACGATCGATCAATTAAGGCATTTTGCTCAGGTCGATCCAGAAGCGCGGTTTCTCCCTACTCACATCACCGGCACACTCCACTCGGAAGAATTCAGATTCATCGCCCTGGCCCTCAACGGAACCGTGCGAGTCATCACTCGGCCCTGGTCCTTCGCGGTCAAAGGAAAAGACGGGCGCTGGTCGGCAATCCTTGACCCGCAGCTTTTCCGACCGGGTCAAAATACACTCGAAGCCTTTGCAGTGACGACACCGAGCAACCCAGGGTCCCTCGTCCGGGGCACGGGCTCCCCTCAGCATCTGCGAGTATTCCAGCCACAGACCGAGAAGCAGCAATATCTGCACGGGCAGGATGAGCCATAA
- a CDS encoding class I SAM-dependent methyltransferase: MRDVRDTYISQVVAEKSFADVGGLWGTTNEKVSVAHMHGARTLTMIDVSPEDSELWTLFEQRRRTLRLPTVECVSADILTLVEADPRPQFDVVHCSGVLYHMPEPMRFLRALRKITREALVLTSAVTATRVEGAKGILELPAAAMLCIPALQGREREIVQSYWRGVVGDGAFGLTREVVGWSFEDFGPWWWLPTAEALRAMCEVAGFQHEDGAPNWNGNAYTLRLSVR; this comes from the coding sequence ATGAGGGATGTACGGGATACCTATATCAGTCAGGTTGTGGCTGAAAAATCGTTCGCCGATGTTGGCGGGCTGTGGGGGACGACCAATGAGAAGGTCTCCGTTGCCCATATGCACGGTGCGCGCACGCTGACCATGATTGATGTCTCGCCCGAGGACAGTGAGTTGTGGACCCTGTTTGAACAGCGACGGCGCACGCTACGGCTTCCGACTGTGGAGTGTGTGAGCGCAGACATTCTGACCTTGGTAGAGGCAGATCCCCGACCGCAGTTTGACGTGGTGCACTGCTCGGGGGTGCTGTATCACATGCCTGAGCCAATGCGGTTTTTACGCGCCTTACGTAAAATAACCCGCGAAGCCCTCGTCCTCACCTCAGCCGTCACGGCGACTCGGGTCGAAGGAGCAAAAGGGATTCTTGAGCTTCCCGCTGCGGCCATGCTGTGTATCCCGGCCTTGCAAGGACGTGAGCGTGAGATTGTGCAATCGTATTGGCGGGGCGTTGTCGGAGACGGGGCGTTCGGCCTCACACGGGAGGTGGTGGGGTGGAGCTTCGAAGATTTCGGCCCCTGGTGGTGGCTACCGACGGCTGAGGCACTCAGAGCCATGTGCGAAGTGGCCGGGTTTCAGCACGAAGACGGAGCGCCGAATTGGAATGGTAATGCGTACACGTTGCGGCTGTCGGTCCGGTAA